TTCTTGACTTGCTCCAGTGTGGAGTGTTGGATCGGCGGGACGGCGGCAAAACCGTCACGGGCCAGCGGCCGCGATGAGAACCCCCTCCTCATCGCGGCCGCTCTGTATGTCCATCTGACAAGGCAGATTTTCCATGCGCCACGAGAATGTCGGGTTCCGCCGGCCTGCTGTGCGCCGCGTCGCCGCGGGACTAAGCTCGTTTCCCGGTGACCGGATCGAGCGGGGGTCGAGGAGCGAGATGGCTGGCAAACGCGCGGTCCACCACGTCGGCAGCATGCCGCTGGACATGCGTACGGCCGACGAGGCGATGCGGCTCATCCTGGACGTGGCCGGACCACACCTGCGGTCGCTGCCGGACGGCGAGCCCGGCCGCAACTACGTCCAGCCGGTGGTCGACGGTTTCGCCCGGCATCCGGCCTTCCAGCAGACCGGCACCGGCGACTGGTCCACATTGGACAAACGCACCACGTACAAGGTGCGGCGCGGTCACCGGATCGACGAGAAGCCGCTCGACGACTTCCTGCTCTACCTGGCCAGCGGCGTCGACTCATGGCCGGTTTTCCAGCGGCTGCGCGAAGAGTACGTGCGGCCTGAGCTGTCCTACCAGGTCGGCCTGCCGACCGACTTCGTGATCGCGTTCATCGCGTTTGGTCCCGGCCGCGCTTTCGCACAGCGCAAGGCGTTCCTGGACGCCAGCCTGCGTGGCATCCAGCGCATCCACGAGTTGGCCGGCGATCAGGTGATCTTCCAGTTGGAGGCGCCGGCCGAGACGCTGCTCACCGCCAAGGCCGGTCCGCTGCGGCCGGTCGCGGCGCGTTACATGGCCAAAGGCATGGCCAACATCGCGCGCAACAGTCCGGTCGGCACGCGTTTCGGCATTCACTTGTGCCTCGGCAGCCTGGAGGACGTGCCGCAGGGCACGGTGCACCACGTCGGCCAGTACGTACCGGTGCTCAACATCGCCAGGGAAATCTGGCCGGCCGACCGGCCGCTGGAATACGTGCACGCCCCGATGTTCAGTCCGCGCGGCCTGGATTACCTGCGTGGGCTGGAAAAACTCGAGGTCGGACCGGAGGTGCGAGTGGCCGCCGGGATCGTCCGCGAGGAGCGGCCGTACGAGGAACAGGTGGCGCTGTTGACGCGAGCCGAGGACGCACTCGGTCACGCCGTCGACGTGAGCGCGGTGTGCGGGCTCGGCCGGCGTACGAACGCAGCCGCGGCGAAAGCGGCTCTGCAGCGCGCCGTCGCCTTGGCCACCTGCTAGGGCTTACGCGCCACCACGCCGAGTGCGAGGTCGGCCTCCGGTGGCGTACGGGTCACCGCCGGGCCGTCCGGCCACCACTGACTGAGCTTGACCAGACCGGGATCCAGCAGCTCCAGGCCGTCGACGTAGGACAGCAGCTGCGCGTACGACCGCAGGGTCAGCGACGGGACGGCTGCCTTTTTCAGCGTCTGCTCGACCTTGCGGCCGAGCGCGTAGTTGGCGCTGTCCTTCTCCGGCATGCACATCGCGGCCATCGCGTAATAGGAGCCCGGTGCCAGCCGGTCCAGATACTGCTTCACGAAGTCGACGGGGTGCTGCGCCTCGGTGAACAGGTGCATGATGCCGACGTGCAGCAGGCCGACCGGCCGGTCGAAGTCCAGGTGCGCGGTCACCGCCGGGTCGTTGAGCAGCAGATCGGGACGGCTCAGGTCGCCACCGATGAAATGCGTCCGGTCGTTTTCCTCCAGCACCGCCTTGCCGTGCGCGATCACCACTGGGTCGTTGTCGACGTAGACCACCGTGGCGTCGGAGTTGACCTGCTGCGCGATCTCGTGTGTGTTCTGCGTGGTCGGCAACCCGGAGCCGCAGTCCAGGAACTGGTCGACACCGGCAGGACCGGCCAGGAAGCGCACCACGCGCACCAGCCATTTCCGCTGTTCCCTGACGATCAGCGGCAACGCCGGCGCGAATTGCGAGATCTGGTTGAAAACCGCGCGGTCGACCTCGAAGTTGTCCTTGCCGCCGAGGAAAAGATCGAAGACGCGAGCATGAGAAGGCTTGGTGGTGTCGATCGGACCGGGGACGAACCCCCCGCCGACCGCGGACTCGCCAGCACTCGACATTTACGTGCCCCACTCTTTTGGTTCCGCGACCAATGCCGAAGATCTGTTGGCCGCGAAAGCATTCTACCGGGCCGGCACGTTTCCCCGCGAACCGATCCGAAAAGACGTCTTGTCGCTTTGACGGCATGGCACCGCCAACGTCCCCCGACTGGCCTCACAGTCAGGATAGTCGACCCCACCGTCCGCTGATTTGCCAGCCCGGTCATTGTACGGTGAGATAGCTGCGGATCACTCGCGGTCGCAGCTGCGAACAAAGGTGGGTGCTGTGTCCAGTCCTCCCCAGCGCACCGGTTGCCTGGTCGTCGGCGGCGGTCCAGCCGGGATGGTGCTCGGGTTGTTGCTGGCCAGAGCCGGTGTCGAGGTCACCGTGTTGGAGAAGCATCCGGACTTCCTCCACGACTTCCGTGGCGACACCGTGCATCCCTCGACGCTGACTTTGGTCGACGAGCTCGGCCTGGCGGAGAAGTTCGACAAGGTGCCGCACCGCGACCTGAGCATCCTGAGCTTCGCCATCGGCGGCAAGGTCGTACAGTTCGCCGACTTCAGCCACATCCACTGGCCGCACAAGGTGGTCAGGATGGTCCCGCAGTGGGACTTCCTCAGCCTGCTCGCCGACGAAGCGGCCACCGAGCCGAAATTCCAGCTGTTGATGGAAACCAAGGTCACCGAGCTGCTGCGCGACGGCGACCGGGTGACCGGCGTACGCTATGTCAGCGCCGCCGGCCAGACCGGCGAGATCCACGCGCCGCTGACGGTCGGCTGCGACGGCCGGCACTCGCTCGTACGCGACCTGGCCGGACTGCCGGTGCACGACATCCGCGTACCGGTCGACTCCTGGTGGCTGACCGTGCCGCGCGGCGACGACACCGACATCGAAGGCGGCGTCGGCATGTTCTTCCCCGGCCGGATGTTCGTGCTGATCGACCGCGGCGACAGCTGGCAGATCGCATACCTTTTCCCGAAAGGCGACAACGAAAAACTCCGCCAGCGGCCAATCGCCGCGCTGCGGCAGGAGATCGCCGACCTGATCCCCTGGCTGGCTGGATCGGTCAGCGCGCTGCAATCCTGGGACCAGGTGCCGTTCCTCGACATCAAAGTCAACCGCCTGCGCCGCTGGCACGCGCCAGGCGTACTCTGCATCGGCGACGCCGCACACGCGATGTCCCCGGCCGGCGGCCCCGGCGTCA
The nucleotide sequence above comes from Fodinicola acaciae. Encoded proteins:
- a CDS encoding SAM-dependent methyltransferase, which encodes MSSAGESAVGGGFVPGPIDTTKPSHARVFDLFLGGKDNFEVDRAVFNQISQFAPALPLIVREQRKWLVRVVRFLAGPAGVDQFLDCGSGLPTTQNTHEIAQQVNSDATVVYVDNDPVVIAHGKAVLEENDRTHFIGGDLSRPDLLLNDPAVTAHLDFDRPVGLLHVGIMHLFTEAQHPVDFVKQYLDRLAPGSYYAMAAMCMPEKDSANYALGRKVEQTLKKAAVPSLTLRSYAQLLSYVDGLELLDPGLVKLSQWWPDGPAVTRTPPEADLALGVVARKP
- a CDS encoding FAD-dependent oxidoreductase; the encoded protein is MSSPPQRTGCLVVGGGPAGMVLGLLLARAGVEVTVLEKHPDFLHDFRGDTVHPSTLTLVDELGLAEKFDKVPHRDLSILSFAIGGKVVQFADFSHIHWPHKVVRMVPQWDFLSLLADEAATEPKFQLLMETKVTELLRDGDRVTGVRYVSAAGQTGEIHAPLTVGCDGRHSLVRDLAGLPVHDIRVPVDSWWLTVPRGDDTDIEGGVGMFFPGRMFVLIDRGDSWQIAYLFPKGDNEKLRQRPIAALRQEIADLIPWLAGSVSALQSWDQVPFLDIKVNRLRRWHAPGVLCIGDAAHAMSPAGGPGVNLAVQDAVATARLLAPSLLRGEVTEKDLAKVRARRAYPTWVLQTLQGLLHRLVFEPVLAAKGELKVPLAARIIVRYPWLGRYPAHLIGVGPRPEHAPEFARRPARVS